Proteins encoded by one window of Salvia splendens isolate huo1 chromosome 7, SspV2, whole genome shotgun sequence:
- the LOC121741919 gene encoding la-related protein 1A-like codes for MGDNGGSDAGDRPENQTDAFSGAPPRSPWKTSAAASPVAGADWPALSDAQQRSRSSALNPSNSPPPPTEAGSDGRADPQTSSAPPVTVEPQKFHGRGNFKSPRRPYATHHNKNGPKHGPNNIPPFSGPSPYGPYPPPPMTPHFHGMVPISPTPVPGSNYQFPARPFPRADAQMLKSGTDPAQAYVPPMNGNFQPSLHADSSSHDSGSGGRRRITNEQHGPRNPSYNNQWPASHNFYMQQNVGPRPLIRPPFFGPAGIVDGPNYPGPSGPFLYPAGPPGSVRVPYLPSFVPYPLSPGVPISPTPLEALRTSIVKQIEYYFSDENLVSDDVYLISLMDHHGWVPVSSIAKFNRVKRMSEDIPFIIDALKTSQTIEVQGEKVRRRNEWSKWIPKSVNANSTSLVGNSVNINDQNENKRDGPGGTSGLLPPAESSLGSLLLASDTLGSSIKSSTEHCKDGEEQRVASGKSNSRLEQGSQPSSKNNTSVLSDGSNFHENSLGADSVKSVLLEDGKNNKIQDLSKPKLKNFGESSDEFSSTFMLDEELELEQKITGRDPSSTAGRIDDEDEEISINDQAVERLVIVTQNSQRRAGEESKLLSSEDASKINDGLYCYEQELSLKRSHRRHNKPIGEDRDDSSRNSAHGATTSKSHKKQNKSNLKQHQRLFYGNLKGHVSGRNSLGALSGSPPSDAVGFFFGSTPPDSYGFSHSKLSTSPQSSSLSGSSPPVGSVPKSFPPFQHASHKLLEENGFKQQLYNKYKKCCLSERKKMGTGRSEEMNTLYRFWCLFLRNMFVPSMYNEFRKLALEDAAAGYNYGTECLFRFYSYGLEKEFKGDLYADFEQLTLQFYEKGNLYGLEKYWAFHHFREARDEKESVKKHPELDRLLREEYRSMEDFKRTKAKKAAVKEDSH; via the exons ATGGGCGACAATGGGGGTAGTGATGCCGGTGATCGGCCTGAGAATCAAACTGACGCCTTCTCCGGCGCTCCTCCAAGGTCGCCGTGGAAGACTTCGGCCGCCGCGTCTCCAGTGGCCGGCGCTGATTGGCCGGCGCTATCCGACGCGCAGCAGCGATCGAGGTCTAGCGCTTTGAACCCCTCTAACTCGCCTCCTCCCCCGACTGAGGCCGGGAGCGATGGCCGTGCTGATCCTCAGACGTCTTCTGCGCCACCG GTTACTGTTGAGCCGCAGAAGTTTCATGGTCGTGGTAACTTTAAATCTCCCCGAAGGCCGTATGCCACACATCACAATAAAAATGGCCCAAAGCATGGTCCAAATAATATACCTCCATTTTCTGGTCCCTCACCTTACGGTCCTTACCCTCCGCCGCCAATGACCCCACACTTTCATGGTATGGTTCCAATTTCACCAACTCCTGTCCCTGGATCCAATTATCAGTTTCCAGCCAGACCTTTTCCAAGGGCTGATGCTCAAATGCTGAAGTCCGGTACTGATCCAGCACAAGCCTATGTTCCACCAATGAATGGAAATTTTCAGCCTTCACTGCATGCAGATTCGAGTAGCCATGATTCTGGTTCTGGTGGAAGAAGGCGTATTACAAACGAGCAACATGGACCAAGGAATCCATCCTACAACAATCAATGGCCTGCCTCTCACAACTTCTATATGCAACAAAATGTGGGGCCAAGACCTTTGATTAGGCCTCCATTTTTTGGGCCTGCAGGCATTGTTGACGGGCCAAACTATCCAG GTCCATCAGGACCTTTCCTCTATCCTGCTGGCCCCCCTGGCTCTGTTAGGGTTCCTTATCTGCCATCTTTTGTTCCATATCCATTGAGCCCTGGAGTTCCCATATCACCCACGCCACTGGAAGCTCTGAGGACCAGCATTGTTAAGCAAATTGAGTATTATTTCAG TGATGAGAATCTGGTGAGTGATGATGTCTACTTGATCTCCTTGATGGACCATCACGGCTGGGTCCCGGTATCGAGCATCGCAAAATTTAACAGG GTTAAACGAATGAGTGAAGATATCCCATTTATTATTGATGCATTGAAAACTTCACAGACCATTGAAGTGCAG GGTGAGAAGGTGAGGAGACGCAATGAGTGGTCTAAGTGGATTCCGAAATCTGTGAACGCTAACTCTACATCCCTAGTTGGAAATTCTGTGAACATTAATGATCAGAATGAGAATAAAAGAGACGGTCCTGGTGGAACATCTGGGTTGCTTCCTCCGGCTGAAAGCTCATTGGGATCTCTGCTGTTGGCTTCTGATACTTTGGGAAGCTCCATTAAAAGTTCTACAGAACATTGCAAGGATGGTGAAGAACAAAGAGTTGCTTCAGGAAAAAGTAATTCAAGATTAGAGCAGGGCTCTCAACCCAGCTCTAAAAACAATACTAGTGTACTTAGCGATGGATCAAATTTCCATGAAAATTCTCTAGGAGCTGATTCTGTGAAGTCGGTCTTATTAGAAGATggcaaaaacaataaaatacaGGATCTTTCGAAACCGAAATTGAAGAACTTTGGTGAGTCATCTGATGAATTTTCAAGCACATTTATGCTTGATGAAGAGCTGGAATTGGAGCAGAAAATAACAGGACGTGACCCTTCGTCAACTGCAGGAAG gattgatgatgaagatgaggaAATCAGTATTAATGATCAAGCTGTCGAGAGGCTTGTAATTGTCACTCAA AATAGTCAAAGGAGAGCCGGGGAAGAATCAAAGCTATTATCCAGTGAGGATGCTTCCAAGATAAATGATGGCCTATACTGTTATGAGCAG GAACTGAGCTTAAAAAGGTCACATCGTAGACATAATAAGCCAATTGGTGAAGACAGGGATGACAGCTCCAGAAATTCTGCTCACGGTGCTACCACATCCAAGTCTCATAAAAAGCAAAATAAAAGTAACTTGAAGCAACACCAGCGATTGTTTTACGGAAATCTTAAAGGCCATGTAAGTGGCCGGAACTCTTTGGGAGCGTTATCTGGAAGTCCACCTAGTGATGCAGTTGGTTTTTTCTTTGGTTCTACACCCCCAGATAGTTATGG GTTCAGCCATTCAAAATTGAGTACCTCACCTCAAAGCAGCAGCCTCTCAGGAAGTAGTCCTCCGGTTGGTTCAGTACCGAAGTCATTTCCACCATTTCAGCATGCAAGCCATAAACTTCTGGAGGAAAATGGTTTCAAACAGCAGTT GTACAACAAGTATAAAAAATGCTGCCTCAGTGAACGAAAGAAAATGGGCACTGGTCGCAGTGAG GAGATGAACACATTGTACAGGTTTTGGTGTTTATTCTTAAGGAACATGTTTGTCCCTTCCATGTACAACGAGTTCCGTAAGCTGGCTCTAGAAGATGCTGCTGCTGGTTACAATTATGGAACAGAATGCCTTTTCCGGTTCTATAG tTATGGATTGGAGAAGGAATTCAAAGGGGATCTGTATGCTGACTTTGAGCAGTTGACACTCCAATTCTACGAAAAAGGGAATCTGTATGGCCTGGAGAAGTATTG GGCATTTCATCATTTCCGGGAGGCACGGGATGAGAAAGAGTCAGTGAAGAAGCATCCTGAATTGGATAGGCTGCTGAGAGAGGAATACCGCAGCATGGAAGATTTCAAGCGGACTAAAGCTAAGAAGGCAGCCGTAAAAGAAGACAGCCATTAG